The proteins below come from a single Chryseobacterium sp. MA9 genomic window:
- the metI gene encoding methionine ABC transporter permease MetI, which translates to MLSDTVIALLAKGTWETVYMTFLSGFFGFVLGLPVGIMLFLTRKGQLLENAVYHRGLSILVNIFRAIPFIILIVWMIPFTRILAGTSIGVNAALVPLSVGAAPFIARLVENSLIEVPYGLIETARALGASPLQIIRKVLLPEALPSLINNATITLITLVGYSAMGGAVGAGGLGQVGYQYGYIGYDIVIMNTVLILLVLLVFIIQFAGDRLSKRFDHR; encoded by the coding sequence ATGCTTAGTGATACGGTAATTGCCCTTTTGGCAAAAGGAACCTGGGAAACGGTTTATATGACATTTTTATCCGGATTTTTTGGATTTGTGCTTGGACTTCCGGTAGGAATCATGTTATTTTTAACCAGAAAAGGACAACTGCTGGAAAATGCAGTCTATCATAGAGGGCTATCTATTCTGGTTAATATTTTCCGTGCCATCCCTTTTATTATTCTGATCGTATGGATGATTCCTTTTACCAGAATTCTGGCTGGAACGTCTATTGGAGTAAATGCCGCTTTGGTTCCGCTAAGCGTGGGTGCAGCTCCGTTTATTGCGAGACTTGTTGAAAATAGTCTTATTGAGGTTCCTTATGGTCTTATAGAAACAGCAAGAGCTTTGGGGGCATCACCTTTACAGATCATCAGAAAAGTATTGCTTCCTGAAGCACTTCCTTCCTTAATCAACAATGCCACTATCACTTTGATTACGCTTGTAGGATACTCTGCGATGGGTGGTGCTGTAGGCGCAGGTGGACTTGGACAGGTTGGTTACCAGTACGGTTATATCGGCTATGATATTGTCATTATGAATACAGTATTGATACTTCTTGTTCTGCTGGTCTTTATCATACAATTCGCGGGAGACCGATTGTCAAAAAGATTTGATCACAGGTAG
- the metQ gene encoding methionine ABC transporter substrate-binding lipoprotein MetQ: MKKIKIFGLLAAGILLFSACSGRKDDPNFIRVGITYGPEQEIAEVAKKVAKEKYNLEVELIPFNDYVVPNEALTNGDIDANAFQHLPYLTEQSKQRGYNLVPVGNTFVYPIIAYSKKIKNISQLQEGNTVVIPNDPTNGGRSLLLLQKSGLLKLKAGVGLLPKVTDITENPKQLKIMEIEGAQIPRVLDDRDVVVGIINNNFAAQAGLDSEKQGILIEDKDSPYVNLVVARQDNKNSQKVKNFVKAYQSPEVEKKAKEIFKGGAVKGWD; encoded by the coding sequence ATGAAAAAAATAAAGATTTTTGGTTTATTAGCTGCTGGAATATTGCTGTTCAGTGCCTGTTCGGGAAGAAAAGACGATCCGAACTTTATCCGTGTAGGAATTACTTATGGTCCGGAACAGGAAATTGCCGAAGTAGCCAAAAAAGTAGCGAAGGAAAAATACAATCTGGAAGTGGAATTGATCCCTTTCAACGATTATGTAGTTCCCAATGAAGCTCTGACTAACGGAGATATTGATGCCAATGCCTTTCAGCATCTTCCTTATTTAACAGAACAGTCCAAACAGAGAGGTTACAACCTCGTACCTGTAGGAAATACATTTGTGTACCCTATTATAGCCTATTCAAAAAAGATTAAAAATATCAGTCAGCTGCAGGAAGGCAACACTGTTGTTATTCCCAATGACCCAACCAATGGGGGACGTTCTCTGCTTCTTCTGCAGAAAAGCGGTCTGCTGAAATTAAAAGCAGGTGTAGGACTTCTACCAAAAGTAACAGATATTACAGAAAATCCAAAGCAGCTTAAAATCATGGAGATTGAAGGAGCACAGATTCCAAGAGTGTTAGATGACAGAGACGTTGTTGTAGGGATTATCAATAACAATTTTGCAGCTCAGGCAGGATTAGATTCGGAAAAACAGGGTATCCTAATTGAAGATAAAGACTCACCATATGTGAATCTGGTGGTTGCCAGACAGGACAATAAAAACAGCCAGAAAGTAAAAAACTTTGTAAAAGCTTATCAGTCTCCGGAAGTGGAAAAGAAAGCCAAAGAAATTTTCAAAGGCGGAGCTGTGAAGGGATGGGATTAA
- a CDS encoding glycoside hydrolase family 3 C-terminal domain-containing protein: MAQTNTTIPVYLDESKPVEQRIQDALSRMTLEEKVAMLHAQSKFSSPGVPRLGIPEFWTTDGPHGVRPEVMWDEWDQAGWTNDSIIAYPALTALSATWNKKMSWNYGKALGEEARYRKKDILLGPGVNIYRTPLNGRNFEYMGEDPYLTSKMVVPYIKGVQSNGVATSVKHFALNNQEMFRHTSNVNVDDRALYEIYLPPFKAAVTEGDSWTIMGAYDMYKGQYASQNQYLLNDILKKEWNYKGVVVSDWGAVNNTEQAIHNGLDLEFGSWTNGLSAGTKNAYDNYYLAKPYLDLIKAGKVGTKELDDKVTRLLRLAYKTTMNRNKPFGNIASEEHKAVAKEIGEEGIVLLKNQGNVLPIDLNKAKKIAVIGENAIKIMTVGGGSSSLKVKYEALPLDGIKSRFGKQADVQYARGYVGDIGGEYNGVKSGQDLKDTRSEAELLNEAVELAKKSDYVIFVGGLNKADFQDSEGNDRKSYGLPYNQDHVISTLAKANKNLAVVLVSGNAVAMPWIKEVPTVLQAWYLGSEAGNSIAAILAGDANPSGKLPFTFPVKLEDNSAHQLGEYPGQKDELAAGKGKDQKNPINITYNESVFVGYRWHDTKNIKPLFSFGHGLSYTTFEFGKAKADQTTISQDGKITFTVTVKNTGKKAGAEVAQLYISDLKSSVPRPAKELKGFEKVYLNPGEQKEVTFTIDKTALSYFDAAKHDWVAEPGDFEALIGNSSDAIKTKVKFTLK; the protein is encoded by the coding sequence ATGGCTCAGACCAATACTACCATACCCGTTTATTTAGATGAATCCAAACCTGTAGAACAGCGTATTCAGGATGCATTATCAAGAATGACACTGGAAGAAAAAGTGGCAATGCTTCATGCACAGTCGAAATTCAGTTCACCGGGTGTTCCAAGATTGGGAATTCCTGAATTCTGGACAACGGATGGTCCTCACGGGGTACGTCCTGAAGTGATGTGGGACGAATGGGACCAGGCCGGATGGACCAATGACTCCATTATTGCCTACCCTGCCCTGACTGCCCTATCCGCTACCTGGAACAAAAAGATGTCATGGAACTATGGTAAAGCTTTGGGTGAAGAAGCCCGATACAGAAAAAAAGATATTCTTCTGGGACCTGGAGTCAATATTTACAGAACTCCGCTAAACGGAAGAAATTTTGAATATATGGGCGAAGATCCTTATCTGACCTCAAAAATGGTAGTTCCTTATATTAAAGGTGTACAATCTAATGGCGTGGCAACTTCTGTGAAACATTTTGCACTGAACAATCAGGAAATGTTCCGTCATACGAGCAATGTGAATGTAGATGACAGAGCGCTTTATGAAATTTATCTTCCTCCTTTTAAAGCGGCGGTAACAGAGGGTGATTCATGGACGATCATGGGGGCTTATGATATGTACAAAGGCCAGTATGCCAGCCAGAATCAATATTTATTAAATGATATTTTAAAAAAGGAATGGAACTATAAAGGCGTTGTAGTATCCGACTGGGGCGCTGTAAACAATACAGAACAGGCGATTCACAACGGCCTTGATCTGGAATTCGGATCGTGGACCAACGGACTTTCTGCCGGAACTAAAAATGCCTATGATAATTATTACTTGGCAAAACCCTATCTTGATCTGATTAAAGCAGGAAAAGTAGGAACCAAAGAACTTGATGACAAAGTAACAAGATTACTTCGCCTTGCTTATAAAACTACGATGAACCGCAACAAGCCTTTCGGAAATATTGCTTCTGAAGAGCATAAAGCTGTTGCAAAAGAAATTGGTGAAGAAGGAATCGTTTTATTAAAGAACCAAGGAAATGTGCTTCCTATTGACCTTAATAAAGCTAAAAAAATTGCAGTTATCGGAGAGAATGCCATTAAAATAATGACTGTTGGTGGAGGTTCTTCATCATTAAAAGTTAAATATGAAGCTCTTCCTTTAGACGGAATCAAATCCAGGTTTGGAAAGCAGGCAGATGTACAGTATGCGAGAGGTTATGTAGGAGATATCGGAGGTGAATATAATGGGGTAAAATCCGGACAGGATTTAAAAGATACCCGTTCTGAAGCTGAATTACTGAATGAAGCTGTGGAATTGGCCAAAAAATCAGATTATGTAATTTTTGTAGGCGGACTGAATAAAGCAGACTTCCAGGACAGTGAAGGAAACGACAGAAAAAGCTACGGATTACCTTACAATCAGGATCACGTGATATCCACTCTTGCAAAAGCGAATAAAAATCTTGCTGTTGTTTTGGTTTCCGGAAATGCTGTAGCTATGCCTTGGATCAAAGAAGTTCCAACCGTTTTACAGGCTTGGTACCTTGGTTCTGAAGCCGGAAATTCTATTGCCGCAATTTTAGCCGGAGATGCCAACCCATCAGGCAAACTTCCGTTTACATTCCCTGTAAAACTTGAGGACAACTCAGCACATCAGCTTGGTGAATATCCTGGGCAGAAAGATGAGTTGGCAGCAGGAAAAGGTAAAGACCAGAAAAACCCTATCAATATTACTTACAACGAAAGTGTTTTTGTAGGTTACCGCTGGCATGATACTAAAAATATAAAACCTCTGTTCAGTTTCGGACACGGATTAAGCTATACGACTTTTGAATTCGGAAAAGCAAAAGCAGACCAGACCACTATTTCACAGGATGGTAAAATTACCTTTACAGTAACAGTTAAAAATACAGGTAAAAAAGCAGGTGCTGAAGTAGCTCAGCTTTACATCAGTGATTTAAAATCATCTGTTCCACGTCCTGCAAAAGAATTAAAAGGGTTTGAGAAAGTCTATTTGAATCCCGGAGAACAGAAAGAAGTCACTTTCACCATTGATAAAACGGCTTTAAGTTATTTTGATGCAGCTAAACATGATTGGGTTGCAGAACCGGGAGACTTTGAAGCATTGATTGGAAATTCTTCCGATGCCATTAAAACTAAAGTGAAGTTTACTCTTAAATAA
- a CDS encoding TonB-dependent receptor domain-containing protein: MKVILFPIAIVAGSLAMAQQAQAPAAKDTVKGNTKEIEAVTLVARKPTVESKVDRTVFNVANSAILAGNTTWDVLRMTPLVSINNNDDIKAEGQMVTVYINDRKSVFTGKELKEYLKTIPADNLMKIEVITSPSSRYETSGSVINIVLKKRDDEGLKGSISLNNRQSTKNSQYTNFNLNYHKKKFTQTFIGSYSNGNYVRKTQTWDNRYEGNKLTQFNLENIMRNESPSISSTSEFEINDKNNFGFVLEYSQNRNLNSAESDGMTSKDGDPGESFHQTQNNWGFSRNLGTNAFYKYYDKEKNRILDINLGTNYSSQNNDNLIDKQIDKQGVKTDQQLGVISTNQMRNYYLKIDYTHPFGKSGGTMEVGGKTELNNHVIPNSLYGFSINNPASEYYNLSKNDRFHYEDNLSSLYANYSKTFFEKLETRIGLRYEYIDYKVRQDVAGTERRDSYGTFLPNLLLKYSFSEKFDLSLTYNRSIWRPWYSEFNPFLMPEINGTYSRGNLYLNPNPNDRLYLKFGILKKYFISARYMHTNQDYWTTYVTENGRTVSLPGNFDGKVEKYYLFANTNQNFLKNKLNVNAGFGWYYINNKDFNEKNKLGAKDYISYWGASANVSYTNLFNKNINLSAWVELANENNGNSYANNTNVFHNISVTKIFPKTQMELSMQLMNIFKRPYGDNTTYSPDGTFREYSKWDWYGVSLTFVKRFGNQKVKENTKTDVEKNGGGGK; this comes from the coding sequence ATGAAAGTAATTTTATTTCCAATAGCGATAGTAGCAGGTTCATTAGCAATGGCTCAGCAGGCTCAGGCCCCGGCAGCAAAGGATACTGTAAAAGGAAATACAAAAGAAATAGAAGCGGTTACTCTGGTTGCCAGAAAACCAACCGTAGAATCTAAAGTAGATAGAACTGTATTTAATGTAGCTAACAGTGCAATTCTGGCAGGAAATACAACATGGGACGTTCTTAGAATGACTCCTTTGGTAAGTATTAATAATAATGATGATATAAAAGCTGAAGGACAGATGGTTACGGTATACATCAATGACAGGAAATCTGTTTTTACAGGGAAAGAATTAAAAGAATATCTTAAGACAATCCCTGCGGATAACCTGATGAAAATTGAAGTGATTACCAGCCCTTCATCAAGATATGAAACTTCAGGTTCCGTTATCAATATTGTCCTGAAAAAGAGAGATGACGAAGGATTGAAAGGAAGTATCTCTCTGAACAACAGGCAAAGCACCAAGAATTCACAATACACGAATTTTAATCTGAACTACCACAAGAAAAAGTTTACCCAAACTTTTATAGGAAGCTACAGCAACGGAAATTATGTGCGGAAGACCCAGACTTGGGATAACCGATATGAAGGTAACAAGCTTACCCAATTCAATCTGGAAAACATAATGAGAAATGAAAGCCCTTCTATTTCTTCTACATCAGAGTTTGAAATCAATGATAAAAATAATTTCGGATTTGTACTGGAGTATTCACAGAATAGGAATTTAAATTCAGCAGAATCTGATGGGATGACTTCAAAAGATGGAGATCCGGGTGAATCTTTTCACCAGACTCAAAATAACTGGGGATTCAGCCGTAATCTTGGGACTAATGCTTTCTATAAATACTATGATAAAGAAAAGAATAGAATTTTAGATATTAATTTGGGAACCAACTATTCCAGTCAGAATAATGATAATTTGATTGACAAACAAATTGATAAGCAGGGTGTGAAAACAGATCAGCAGCTGGGAGTTATCAGTACAAACCAAATGCGTAATTATTATCTGAAAATTGATTATACACATCCTTTTGGTAAATCAGGAGGTACAATGGAAGTAGGAGGGAAAACCGAATTGAACAATCATGTTATTCCCAATAGTCTCTATGGATTCAGCATCAATAATCCTGCATCGGAATATTATAATCTGTCCAAAAATGACAGATTCCATTATGAAGATAATCTGAGCTCTTTATATGCTAATTACAGCAAAACATTCTTCGAAAAGCTGGAAACAAGAATCGGACTCCGATATGAATATATTGACTATAAAGTAAGACAGGATGTAGCAGGTACAGAGAGACGAGATTCTTACGGAACTTTTCTTCCCAATCTATTGCTGAAATATAGTTTTTCAGAGAAATTTGATTTGAGCCTTACTTATAACCGGAGCATTTGGAGACCATGGTATTCTGAGTTTAATCCTTTTCTGATGCCTGAAATTAACGGTACCTATTCCAGAGGAAATCTTTATCTGAATCCGAATCCTAATGACCGGCTTTATCTGAAGTTTGGAATTCTGAAAAAGTACTTTATTTCTGCAAGATATATGCATACCAATCAGGATTACTGGACTACTTATGTTACTGAAAACGGAAGAACAGTTTCATTACCGGGGAACTTCGATGGAAAAGTTGAAAAGTATTATCTTTTTGCCAATACAAATCAGAATTTCCTGAAAAATAAGCTGAATGTAAATGCCGGATTTGGATGGTATTATATTAATAATAAAGATTTTAACGAAAAAAATAAGTTAGGCGCTAAAGACTATATCAGCTATTGGGGAGCCTCTGCGAATGTTTCTTATACCAATCTGTTCAATAAAAACATTAATCTAAGTGCGTGGGTAGAGCTTGCCAATGAGAATAACGGGAATTCATATGCTAATAATACCAACGTCTTCCACAATATTTCAGTTACCAAAATATTCCCGAAAACTCAGATGGAGCTTAGTATGCAGCTGATGAATATTTTTAAAAGACCTTATGGAGATAATACCACTTATAGCCCGGACGGAACTTTCAGAGAGTATTCAAAATGGGACTGGTATGGAGTTTCTCTTACATTTGTAAAGCGTTTCGGAAACCAGAAAGTAAAAGAGAATACAAAAACCGACGTAGAGAAAAATGGCGGCGGCGGAAAATAA
- a CDS encoding DUF2652 domain-containing protein: MKTNIQEGIILIPDFSGFTEFVFNTKLYTGEYIVRQLLSTLIDVNDQYFEISEIEGDAILFYRYDENPSYQSISKMLWKMRSAFNRKIEELSKSLSTTIDLALKFIVHYGSFSQYNIGNFRKLYGKTIVEAHQLLKNGLAEQPSYALFSNSFLENSRNKESDFNKDPLRLPEVGVIHYFENLN; this comes from the coding sequence ATGAAGACAAATATACAGGAGGGGATCATTTTAATCCCGGATTTCAGCGGATTTACCGAATTTGTGTTCAATACAAAATTGTATACAGGCGAGTATATTGTAAGACAGCTATTGTCTACACTGATTGATGTGAACGATCAGTATTTTGAAATTTCTGAGATTGAGGGGGATGCCATTTTATTTTACCGTTATGATGAAAACCCGTCTTACCAGAGTATTTCAAAAATGCTGTGGAAGATGAGAAGCGCTTTCAACAGAAAGATAGAGGAGCTGAGTAAGAGTTTAAGCACTACCATTGATCTGGCTCTCAAGTTTATTGTTCATTATGGATCTTTTTCACAATACAATATTGGAAACTTCAGAAAGTTATATGGGAAAACGATTGTGGAAGCCCATCAGCTTTTGAAAAACGGACTGGCAGAACAGCCTTCTTATGCTCTTTTCAGTAATTCATTTCTGGAAAACAGCAGGAATAAGGAGTCTGATTTTAATAAAGATCCGCTTCGTCTGCCTGAGGTAGGCGTTATCCATTATTTTGAAAATTTAAACTAG
- a CDS encoding efflux transporter outer membrane subunit encodes MKIKNIAYIAFISGTAISCKVQEYEQPEVKMPEAFRSDSIVSGQNENIAKISYKDFFKDPVLVGLIDKAMVQNNDLQVALKQIEFASLAYTQSKWGNIPTVSASANANINRPSDNSMNGMMAGQFMGKRYMEDYTTSLSFSWEADIWGKIRGRKEQALAEYLKTQEAAKAVKTQVVSAVVQGYYNLLMLDTQLEITKSNLAYADTTLKFLAKQQELGLTTALAVQQQEIVKDQILKSIPAIESSVITQENALSLLTGSMPGKIERSASLNNVQSPDQIAAGIPSELLSYRPDIKTAELEVRKSAAAIHVAKMSMYPSLNITAQGGVNAFQISKWFSVPGSLFGMVAGAVAQPILNGKQLKTQYEQSKVLADQAELNFKQSVLKAVGEVSDALVQIQKLEEQQKIAEGLAAKSGEAVKKADLLFKYNSATYVEVIIAQSNKLQAELELASLKTQRLNAITALYRSVGGGWQ; translated from the coding sequence ATGAAAATTAAAAATATTGCATATATCGCATTCATTTCAGGGACGGCAATTTCCTGTAAAGTTCAGGAATATGAACAGCCTGAGGTAAAAATGCCCGAAGCTTTCAGAAGTGATAGTATTGTTTCAGGACAAAATGAAAATATTGCTAAGATCAGCTACAAAGATTTTTTCAAAGATCCGGTTCTGGTAGGCTTGATTGATAAAGCTATGGTGCAGAATAATGACCTTCAGGTGGCTTTAAAACAGATAGAATTTGCATCCCTGGCTTATACTCAAAGTAAATGGGGAAATATTCCGACCGTAAGTGCCTCTGCCAACGCGAATATCAACCGTCCTTCAGATAACAGTATGAACGGGATGATGGCCGGACAGTTCATGGGAAAAAGGTATATGGAAGATTATACAACTTCTCTTAGTTTTTCTTGGGAAGCAGACATCTGGGGCAAGATCAGAGGAAGAAAAGAACAGGCTTTGGCAGAATATCTTAAGACACAGGAAGCAGCAAAGGCGGTAAAAACACAAGTGGTGTCTGCGGTTGTACAAGGATATTATAACTTGTTAATGCTGGATACTCAGCTGGAAATTACAAAATCTAATCTGGCTTATGCTGACACTACCCTGAAGTTTCTGGCTAAACAACAGGAATTGGGATTAACGACAGCTTTGGCAGTACAGCAGCAGGAAATTGTAAAAGATCAGATTCTGAAATCAATTCCCGCTATTGAAAGTTCTGTTATAACTCAGGAAAATGCTTTGAGTCTGCTGACCGGCTCCATGCCAGGAAAGATTGAGAGAAGCGCAAGCCTGAACAATGTACAGTCTCCGGATCAGATTGCTGCAGGGATTCCTTCAGAATTATTAAGTTACAGACCGGATATTAAAACGGCAGAACTTGAAGTCAGAAAAAGTGCAGCAGCAATTCATGTTGCCAAAATGAGCATGTATCCGTCACTGAATATTACAGCGCAGGGTGGTGTAAATGCGTTCCAGATCAGTAAATGGTTCAGTGTTCCGGGATCACTTTTTGGAATGGTAGCAGGAGCTGTAGCCCAGCCTATTCTGAATGGAAAACAGTTGAAAACACAGTATGAACAGTCTAAAGTTTTGGCGGATCAGGCGGAACTCAACTTTAAACAGTCTGTTTTAAAAGCAGTAGGTGAAGTTTCTGATGCATTGGTACAGATTCAGAAACTGGAAGAACAGCAGAAAATTGCAGAAGGACTGGCCGCGAAATCCGGTGAAGCAGTGAAGAAGGCTGATTTATTATTTAAATATAATTCAGCAACTTATGTAGAGGTGATCATTGCTCAATCAAACAAACTTCAGGCAGAATTAGAACTGGCTTCTCTGAAAACCCAGAGACTGAATGCTATTACAGCTCTTTACCGCTCTGTAGGTGGCGGATGGCAATAA